A window of Castanea sativa cultivar Marrone di Chiusa Pesio chromosome 8, ASM4071231v1 genomic DNA:
GGTAATAGCAGGCTCCAAATATTGTACCAGTCGAGACATATACATTCTTGGAAATATATAATAGATAATTAGTGATTAGGGTATCTAAGATTTAAGTAAGAGTATGCAAAAATGTCCTTTTATGTTAAATTAactggtataattttttttccaagtcaTGGGTTCATTTGAACCTCCTAGAGAACATGTAGTGCCGCCCTTGCCACCCTTAAAATCCTTCGAAAGCACCATAGAACACAATCTAATGTCCAGTtcgtgtaatattatttatccAAAACAAGTAAAAAGAGGATATACACAAACAACTTTTCACTTGAAGATCAGTTCCATATATAGTTTGGGTTCTATACAGAATCAGATTCAATCAAAATCTACCTCTACGGGCTTTTGCAGCGAGTTGATAGTGGTGGAAACTAATTCTGCAGATTCAAGGACAAACCTTCTACTTCTAGTCTTCTCAACAAATGCTTCTGCATACTTTGACCAGAAGGTTTCCTTTAGAGGCCGTCCACTCTCACTGATTCCATTTTTAGCCATTTTCTTTAGCTTTTTATGCCTACGCCATGCAGCTTGTATAAAACATGCAGCCCATGTTCGCCATTGGTGTGAGTAGTGCCTTAACGTGTGTCTAAGTTGTTTACTACGTAGCCTTCGGAATTGTGatgcaacaaattttaagtCCTCTGCAACTAGAGCAAACCCCTCCACTTCAGTTATAGCCTTCACTGTGCGTGTGGAAGTTGGGAGTATGACATTTGGGCGTGGATCCAAAGCCCATGTCAGTAGCTCCTCACCACAGAAGCCACCTGACCCAAGTCTTGATGAGTTGAAGAACCCAAAACGCCCACCATCAGTGGTGTAAGAGTCAAGGTGACCTCGAACTATGAACATCATTTGATTGACAGGGTCACCCTCTCGCACAATGAACATGTTGTTGGTGCATAGTGCAGGTCTAAGACTCTCACATATTGCGTCTAGCAGTGTTTCATCCATTTGATCGAACAATGGGACCTATTCATCGATTAAATCATCGATATTGTACATCAGTTCTGAATCACATcatatattataacaaaaattacatttcTTCGTTAAAAGTTGATACTAGTTCTCAACGTGAACTTTTAAGCTTGTGATTCAATAATCTGATAATGaaccatataaaattttaaagaactTGGCAGTATACctttagatttataatatttaatccGAAATATAAATGTGTTAATGTTATGAATTTACGAGGACATGTCGATTGAGAAAACTTACTCGTCGAACTAGAGAAAGGCATAGATGGCGCTTGATCTCTCTCCGGAGATCCATAGGGAGGCCATCGAGAAGTGTTTCTTCATTGACACCTTTAGTAGTGAACCACTTCGATTGATCATATTGTCGAACAGACTGCTTTAGTTCTGAAGGTAGCTGCCTATGATGCATCCATTGTTCTGTATCAGTTCTCCTAATCCTCCGCTCTTCTAATCGCAGTGTTGCTGATTGAAGGTATCTCTACTTGTTCAAATGGGTGATAATTATTACTATGAAAATCTAAAGAAAATTATTGTAGCAATGGTACATCTATTTGCAAAATCAGGCATATTTCTCTGAGTATTTACATGCGGTTCTGATAATGGTTTATATATAGACATTGTAATGAGGACTTACTTGCATATTTCCAATGAGCAGTGCAAACAAAAACAGCCCAAGTGTGGCAACGAAGATAATGGTGAAAACAACTTCTCccatataagtgcttgtagtaAGATTTTGTCCAGTAGAACTGCACAAATCAATGAAAGATAAGAACGACAGTAAATTTGTTCGACTTCCTGTGAATATAGGATAGTGTCCAGTGAATTGACACGACATGATGTTCTTACGTTTTATCATTAGGTGCTCACTTTAGTTGCTGTGAAAATCGAAGGAAATTGAAAGttgaattttaaatgaagtttgCAAGATAATGGTAATTGAgatctcaaaattttgatattataatttttattcttattttttctatacAAAAATGAAAGGGCTTGTAGGTGTGATAACTGCTCCCTACTTAATTAAACTTGACTCAAGCATGGCATGAGATTATCCGTGCAATAATGAGATTTGTCACTATTCGAACTCATAATTCCTAAGCTAGCAAGTGTAATGGGTCCTAAGCGTTTCTTATCACTAAGTTATTTCTGTGAGTGGTTTTGATATCTTAATCTTGGAGTAACTGAATTAAGTAATTAGGATAACAAGGACAATCATGTACCTTACGTTCCTTAAACCCCACCATAAACAGTAAAAGTACTTGTTGAAGAATGGTGAAGCTATAACATTTGAGTTCAATGCATCTCCAAAAATACCGTATTGGTAAAAGTTAGAAGTTGGAGTGCATAGATTGGTAACATTTGTCGAGCTGAACCAATTGGACCTGGCATCGTCATTAACGGTATGGCAATCAAAGTATTCATTTCGACAAGACGACTCAAGGTTGCACGCACTTCTCCAACATGCTTCTTGTCGCTCAATACCTAGAAGGTACCACCAAGATCCTGAAACCTTCATAAGAAGAATACAAAAAATGGGTTTGGAATTAATTTATTCAGCTCACAAAGAATAAAAGTGGGCAAAATTAAtcctttttttaatagatgTAGGCGTAATTAATCCATTGAAACTAAATCAGTAAAACGTAGTATCAATCACCAGTTATATTAGAATGTGTGTATTAAGGCCAAAACTTtgatcttcttttttaatttatttcaaatttctttctttgcatgttttgttttttgaatttccAGTAACTTTTTGAGTTGAACATTAAAACATACCAACAAAGGGAAAGTTATTGGGTACTCCAAACCCATAACTCATATGAGAAGGGAAAGCATTGCTCTCAGAATTCTCAATAAATTTTCCCAATAAAGAGGTTTGGTCATGTCTttgaaaatgacaaaagttAGGTATACTTTCTTATGTATTTCACTTTAGATtccataattaaatttaaatacaaagttgcaatgaatttttaaaaatatagcaTTATTTGCATTGCATTGTTTAACGAACAtgtatgaatttaataattttaattaaaagtttatgctataatatttaagaaaatgTTACTAAATCTTGTCCACTGGACAAAAAGACAAAGATAAAAGGAAGCTAGAAGGAAAATCGCAATGCATGAATAATCTAGAACCGCATGTttcatttcagccaaaaaaaaaaagggagggggggggggggtacactataagagaaagatgaccAAGTGAATATGAAAGTTGTAAACTAATTAACCTAAGCACACTTGAGTAATGTAAGTGACACAAAAAAACTGTATAATTATTTTCGCAACTTAATATAGCAAGCTGTGATTGAAGAAAAATTGTTTCCACATAAATCTACTACTAACACCACTTTTATTATGTACCACCAACAACAAACCATCAATTGTTAATtactttccttctttttcaatGATTCAGTCAAGGTTTGATGTATATTAGGAGGATTTGCAAGATTTAGGACTTCTATtgttgggggaaaaaaaagtaaaaaaagaaaaagaaaatatttgtatGTTGGGAAATTGCCCCAAAATCCTATTATGACTTGGAAATCTAGTTGAGTCTCCTTATTGAAGAAGGAAAATTAATTTGGATGGTGTGTAAGAAAAGTCTATTCTTTGATGTGGATGGAAAGGCTTGTTAAATAAGTAATTAGTATTACTTGACAAATAAGTAAAATATTCTTTTTCCATTTAGGAATAGAAATTGAAGTTTTATAAATAGAATGTGTTGTAAAGGTTTTGACGGCCTTGGCCTAGAGGCTCTTCCCTTTGCAACAAGGGAAACAATCATAAAATTGAGCATGAAAcctatagagaaaaaaaaggagcttTCACTTGAGAGGTAATGCAAGAAGAGAGACAAGGTTTGAGTTATCTCTACAAAAATTTGGGAAAGCAAACAAATCAATGAGAATTCATGAGGCTTGGATTAATGAAGTGCAGtgacaaaaagaagaaacaaaatataagtGTGCgtgtgagagcaaagaaaaGTATGAGGTTTTTTCTTCAATCACGAGACATTCGCAAGGGCAGATAAGTTTGAGGTTTTCTCTACAAAGAGAAACAATGCTACAACCATGGAGAGtagtttttgtgtttggtgtgaGTCTCAAGTTAGTCATAAACTTGAGAAAATGATGTATTTGATATTATACAGAGGATTACTTTGTCCCATGAAAGAAGGGTTTTCCATGTAAGTATCTCTGTTCTTATATGTAATTGATATCTTGGCTTGATAAATTtggtaataatattttttgatgatcaATTCAAATTCTTAACTAATTTTCTTTAACACAAGACTAGATTTTGACTTAGCATTGTTTTGGGCAGTGCCATCCGTAtatcaattttgttttagtCAAAGAGATTATAATTGCTtagaaaagaaattcaaatgttaaaaaagccaacaaaagaaaaatgtttaatataaattatgatcaaattattatcaaataattaaattaataattttataacattttaaatttttgggacaataaataatttttcaaaatggtAAAATGAAATATGCTTAAACTACATAGAAGTATTGTGTAATTTTTCCGCTCttgttttttaatgaaaattagaAAGAGATAGAGCTACTAATTTTTGAGCTGTAAATGTACAATAGGAAGCTCAAATGAGAAATGAGTTTTGTTTCTACTCACATGGCTAGCCATTAGGTAAAGTATGAGGTTATAACCGGCTCCTGTCCATGCTGTGTCTGCCACAATGCCACTTTCATCAATAATTTTCGATGAGAGAGGGTAGGTGAGAATCACTCTTGGGATATATTGGACTATCATGATAAACCACATGGCATTTTTTCTCACAGTCACTACAGTACCCTCAACATTGGGTATAACTACCCAAAGTAACACCTAAAATAATGTCATTAACAATAGATAATTAACAACAAAGAAGTCAAAACACAAAACTCCATTGATGCCATGGAAACTGGGAATAAAggctagctagctagctatgATACACAAGGTTTTAGTggcatatataaaaataataaaatacctGAGTAAGTGGCAGGGAAGCCATGAGGTCGATAATGAAACCTTTTCTAAGGTACCTCATAGCAATCTTTGAAGGATCAATCACAAGCTCTCCTCTTCCAACAACACGAGAAGAGGGTGCTACATAAGCTGTATGAAACCGAACAATGATCTGAATCAAATAAAACACATCAGTCACTGATCTTAGGATGGTGAGGACAACTTGGGCAGTCATTCCATTAGCTACGCAACCTTGGCCATCGATTACAGGCAACAATAAAAACAATGGATCCAAGAATAAAGCAAATAGGCATGAGAGTGAGAAAATCTTGTTCCAGGTTTTAATGGTTTTTCCTTGAGGATCCATTATccttttcttctccttctcatAGTCCTCAGAAAATACTCTTCGCAGGATTTCATCTTTAAAACTTCTTTTCTTAGTAAAAGCAGTGGCTTTCTTGGAGTTTGATTTAGGTGTCATATTCCCATCAATAGAGAAGTTCTCTTTGATATGATTTTCACTGGCTTTAGGGAGATCAGTTACTTGAAGATCATCTAGAACTTGAACTCTGAATAAcaagtatgaaataaataatCTGATTAAAAAACTGGGACTAAAGTATTCATTACTAACATTGATATACAAATCAAATTGCATGTAAGAAATTAAGTAGAGGACAGACCTTTTGAGTCTTGAATTACTGTGACCCATTTGTTCAATTGATGAACTCGATCGATCTCTTAGTTTATCAGAAAAAGCATATAAGTAATTGTGAAGAGAATGCCGTCTCCTTGATTCGATTGCGATGATGTAGAAGAAAGATCAAAGATCGATAATGACTTCTTAATTCTAATTTCAACCCTTTGTAAGTGTCTTTTACATAAAGATGTCAATTAGACCATGAAAGTTTTCTGACAACGCCAATTTATAAAGGCCAAAGGTAAAACATGTAACCAATGTCGTGCACACACGTGTATACACGTGTTACATATGCATACGCAAGGAAATGTCGACTCCAATCCAAAAGGTCCAAAACAATGTTTTTCAGCCTAGCCAAAACTTTAAGGGGTTTTATTATTGGTTATGTGTGATGGTTTCAATCCCTTACCCAACTACTACTTAGTTgctaagatttaaaaaaaaaaaaaaaaaaactttttattagtaaaaacaaaattatttttgtttagaattttttaaaggacAGAATTGATTATTTTGGATGAAATTGATTAATTGAGCTTAattgttttagttttactattaataatttttgttgttgagttatctttttgggcttgtatattttgttttagattttagatttataaatttttttatagtcacTAAAGTAAGGAAAATGCAAGAgtttcaaacttttttatattataaaatactGATATGATAGTTGTTACTTGTAAGTAAAAGAATAATATAAGTAGTGGGTTCATTTGTgaatcaataagaatttgctactaAAATAATTCGTAAAAAAGTCCGTGAGTATAGTATTGCTAccaaaacaatttgtaaaaaagtttgagTATagtattacttttaaaaaatcaatgatattgtttataaaaaaaaaaaagtaattttatagaaaaaaaattgctaaaattgatatatatacatataataatatattttttttttaaaaattggggGACCATTACCCTTGTCCAATGATGGAGAAATTATACAGTCCtctgtttaaaattgctgaatcagtaatcagtttttgtttaaaaaaatattttatcccagcaattttaaacaagtggaagtcttttagtggaatggtggaCTACGTCACTTGTCTATCATGagaaccttataatttctcctgATGATGCCTCTATCCATGTTTCAGACCACgtgaccttttatttttttaagaccaAATACGTGTGATTATTACCGTACACACgtaaatatatgtttttctttttaattttattttaaagtaaatGAACATTACTAAGAAGAAACTAGAAAGAGATCCAAAACAAAAGAGTAGCTCGTACGTATATGTGAATAATGTCACAGCTGgtttgataaaatattattatctaGTATAATAATTAcaagatgatatatatatatatatatatatatatatatatatatatatgtatgtatgtatgtattgatGTGACTTTAACCTAATTTAATATGTTTAGATACCCACTGTTTGCGTATTCTTCTATAATATTTCTATTATATAAACTAGATCCAAATTAATTTAAAACTGTAAAATAGTCAAAGACCTAGAAATCCATGACTGCAactattacacacacacacacacacacatatatatatatatatatatatataatgttaatgTGTGTGTTGAAAGCTTTTAAGGCACTAACTTATCCTTTCAGATGCgtgtaattttaattataaaaaattctttggaTATAACCTCAAAATGCTAGTTAAAAATTTTGAGCCCAAAATCTTATAGATTTTATTAGATGtttacataatttttctttctgttcatcagagagagagagagagagagagagagagagctgaaaACATTGTTATCAAGAAAGTAATTACTCCCCCATGCATGCTTCTCAATCTCAcattttgttttctaatttatttgtttCGGATTTTTACATatctcattcttttatttttcatttcagtgtcaatttagttaatatatttccaaattgaaaactttttccTTTAGACATTACCTTTgaatgtcaatttagtccttacatCTTATCAATTTAGTCTACGTGAAGTAAGTCTTGTAGGCCACTTACTCTAAGtctttgtctatatatatagtaaatgaTGGTATGatatcattttaaaaagtttagacGATGAGACAAGATCATGTACATATACTTTTATAAACCTCATCAAAACTAaacatttttaacaaaagttttattttttacaaatataatgTCAAGGTTAattgttcaaattaaaaatgtaagaattcattttatattcaaataaaatatgccTTCTTTTGCGATTTCATGTCATGCTTGCTTTTGATACGCCAAAGAAACAAATCTTTATCAAATCTATATTTAttcaattggaaaaaaaatttcagtaaaATCTCATATACTGATAAGTTTTTAATCCAACATAGAACGAAAAGGACAATACAAGGGATGTGTAGAAGAAGTTATCATAATTGAACCAATAATCATTAACAAACCTTAaggatatataaaattaattgtttacCTAATACAACAGTAGAAAGACTTGAGTTGTTggttgtattattatttttttagcatttgcATATCTCTAATGACTTAGGGCATTTCCATCCGCTtatgcaccaaaaaaaaagaaaaaagaaaagaagaaacaatcATTTTGGTTTACTAAAAAGCCACTTTATTTACTTTATACAACCACTTTTATAACACTCCTTGCATCTCGTTCTTCATTTTAGATATCatattaaaacaatatttttttttttttttttctcaacaaacCCAATCAACTCATCACAAACCAATTCATCCCACTAACCAAAACCCAATACCGCACAATCACCACTGCAAAACCAAATCATCATGATCTCAAACCAACACCATCATTCAAGACCCATGCTACCTGCAACCCAAGCATCACCACCACCCACAAACTCACCAACCACCGCAACTTAAACCCAGCACGAGAGCGTGTTCGAGATGTCATTAAAAATTGTGTTTCCTCCTCGATAACACATCTAATATTATGTTGTTATCTTGTAGTATTGtgcttttaattttatgtgAGTTGctcattttatatgttttacaTGTATATCCATGTTAATTTTGATATCCATACACTCTATAACCAGTTGAACTTTATGTGAATTGTTAGATTAGTTTAAAAGtgattaagttgtaattttgaaatttaggaTCTAAATCATTACCTTGGTTGGATTAGGCAATTTCTCAATTTAAAGGTCAATTGAGTCCTTACATCCTATCTAGCAATTTAGTTAACGTGAAGAAAATGTTATAGGCAACTaagcctttttcttttctttttttttatttttggctgaaaccaagccttttttcttttcatatacATATATTCAAATTAGTTTAATAAATGAAGGTGTTATATCGTTTTAAAGAATGTAGAGGATGAGACACATTTGTACTTACACTTTTAAAAACT
This region includes:
- the LOC142607824 gene encoding protein CNGC15b-like; translated protein: MGHSNSRLKRVQVLDDLQVTDLPKASENHIKENFSIDGNMTPKSNSKKATAFTKKRSFKDEILRRVFSEDYEKEKKRIMDPQGKTIKTWNKIFSLSCLFALFLDPLFLLLPVIDGQGCVANGMTAQVVLTILRSVTDVFYLIQIIVRFHTAYVAPSSRVVGRGELVIDPSKIAMRYLRKGFIIDLMASLPLTQVLLWVVIPNVEGTVVTVRKNAMWFIMIVQYIPRVILTYPLSSKIIDESGIVADTAWTGAGYNLILYLMASHVSGSWWYLLGIERQEACWRSACNLESSCRNEYFDCHTVNDDARSNWFSSTNVTNLCTPTSNFYQYGIFGDALNSNVIASPFFNKYFYCLWWGLRNVSSTGQNLTTSTYMGEVVFTIIFVATLGLFLFALLIGNMQRYLQSATLRLEERRIRRTDTEQWMHHRQLPSELKQSVRQYDQSKWFTTKGVNEETLLDGLPMDLRREIKRHLCLSLVRRVPLFDQMDETLLDAICESLRPALCTNNMFIVREGDPVNQMMFIVRGHLDSYTTDGGRFGFFNSSRLGSGGFCGEELLTWALDPRPNVILPTSTRTVKAITEVEGFALVAEDLKFVASQFRRLRSKQLRHTLRHYSHQWRTWAACFIQAAWRRHKKLKKMAKNGISESGRPLKETFWSKYAEAFVEKTRSRRFVLESAELVSTTINSLQKPVEVDFD